One part of the uncultured Bacteroides sp. genome encodes these proteins:
- a CDS encoding transcriptional repressor, with translation MNAYDKLITYNIKPSVQRIAIMDYLLKHRTHPSADVVYSALSKSIPTLSKTTVYNTLKLLAEQGAALMLTIDENNVCFDGDTSPHSHFLCKKCMKIYDLPISSSEQEVSGLNSDGHVITEIHYYFKGICKNCLKR, from the coding sequence ATGAATGCATACGATAAATTAATTACATATAACATTAAGCCATCAGTGCAAAGAATTGCCATAATGGATTATTTGTTGAAACATCGTACGCACCCAAGTGCTGATGTTGTTTATTCAGCTCTAAGTAAATCAATACCAACTTTGTCAAAAACAACAGTGTACAACACGCTGAAACTTCTGGCAGAACAAGGAGCTGCATTGATGCTCACTATTGATGAAAATAATGTTTGTTTCGACGGTGATACTTCACCTCATTCCCACTTTCTGTGTAAAAAATGTATGAAGATTTATGATTTACCTATATCTTCATCAGAGCAGGAAGTTAGTGGTTTGAACTCGGACGGGCATGTTATAACAGAAATACATTACTATTTTAAAGGCATTTGTAAGAATTGCCTAAAACGATAA
- a CDS encoding two-component regulator propeller domain-containing protein → MKKQSLFLLLFLFFILRSFASIEIRSKQITTSNGLANNSVRYIFQDSKGFIWMGTLNGLCRYDGNSFLTFKPQFGNNLSLVDHRIYDLEEDKNGFLWINTSAELYSCYDLKHDCFVDFTGKGELKQSYSKKYIAKNGDVWLWHSGNGCRQVKYENGAFTSVTYKKKNGNLTSDLVVFVSEDSRGNIWIGTQRGLTKVTGGSSTVVDRSRSYFKLSTYKGQTYFLTDRNEILWYNPVSNKLQSIASSSLVEGIATPTGCLELNNEWIIFTSNGIYVFNFDTKKLYKNNSLFNETILSGSTLIDNKGNCWVYNHTGKVWYVNVRTKKVKSFQLIPQNKINYIDNERYHFVQDSRNIIWISTYGNGLFAYNIAKDELDHFTSNIDGFSHISSDFLQYVMEDKSGEIWVSSEFAGLSKITVLNESTNRIYPEDKSLSDRSNTIRMISKMNNGDIWIGTRKGSVYVYNSHLNMKLVMHNFHTNIYAVKEDASGKIWIGSRGDGLCIDNVWYKHDSNNLNSISENNIFAILKDSKKRMWIATFGGGLDLAVPQNGKYIFKHFLNQFYGQKQVRVLLQDRNGMIWMGTSAGVYVFNPDLLIKNPRAYYTFNYNNGKLKSNEIRSIMEDKNGRIWIGTSGAGFSTCQLSKDYQSIVFDHYTTQNGLVNDVVQSINEDKSGNLWIATEYGMSKFYPETKIFENYFFSSYALGNVYGENSTSTCADGKLIFGTNYGLIVFDSKKIKRPFTSSPVVFTSLKINGINVSPEDQDSPLKQSISYSDKIKLNYSQNSFVLDFSSFNFYESELTRYSYKLENYDKDWSVPTSLNFAAYKNLPPGEYLLKVKVCNGSGVWDSRITTLDIEIAPPFWRTTWAFLIYIIVFGAALYFAYKIARDFTRLHNKIQVEKQLTDYKLVFFTNISHEFRTPLTLIKGALERIQRMEHVPGELEHPLQTMEKSTNRMVRLIDQLLEFRKMQNNKLALSLENTDVIAFINEIFLSFNDTSESKNMDFQFNSSVDSCKMFIDKEKLDKIVYNLLSNAFKYTPSKGTVSLIVTVDNVKNNLLIQVKDTGVGIPKEKRSELFNRFMQSNFSGNSIGIGLHLVHELVGVHKGTIWYEENVGGGSVFNVTLPLDEKVYNETDFLIPNNVLLKEEHIMNNVKLTAQESQEMAAAAPLNNYKILIIEDDNDVRQFLKEEIGVYFEVETAEDGLAGIEKLQEYDADLIVCDVLMPRMNGYDVTKKLKEDLQTSHIPIILLTALGTPENHLEGIESGADAYISKPFSVKLLLTRITKLIEQREKLRDKFSSEPGVKRPAICSTDRDKEFIDKLHEILEREIANAEFSVDDFAAKMELGRTVFYKKVKGITGHSPNEYLRIIRMKKAAELLISTNLTVAEVSYKVGINDPFYFSKCFKSQFGMAPSIYQKQG, encoded by the coding sequence TCACTGGAAAGGGAGAATTAAAACAAAGCTATTCTAAAAAGTATATTGCTAAAAACGGAGATGTATGGTTATGGCATTCCGGAAATGGTTGCCGGCAGGTGAAATATGAAAATGGCGCTTTCACGTCTGTTACTTATAAGAAAAAGAATGGAAACCTGACAAGTGATTTGGTCGTATTTGTTTCTGAAGATTCAAGAGGAAATATATGGATTGGAACACAGCGTGGACTTACAAAAGTAACTGGAGGAAGTAGTACTGTAGTAGATCGCAGTAGATCGTATTTCAAGTTGTCAACTTACAAAGGACAAACTTATTTTCTAACCGACAGAAATGAAATTCTTTGGTATAATCCTGTTAGTAATAAGTTACAATCTATTGCCTCGTCTTCTCTTGTCGAAGGAATTGCAACTCCTACCGGCTGTCTCGAATTAAATAACGAATGGATAATCTTTACCAGCAATGGTATCTATGTATTTAATTTTGATACCAAAAAATTATATAAGAATAATAGTTTATTTAATGAAACAATTCTTTCGGGTTCTACTCTGATCGATAATAAAGGTAACTGCTGGGTATATAACCATACAGGTAAAGTGTGGTATGTTAATGTTCGCACAAAAAAAGTAAAAAGCTTCCAGCTTATTCCACAAAATAAAATAAACTATATCGATAATGAACGATACCATTTTGTACAAGATTCCAGAAATATAATATGGATATCAACTTATGGTAATGGTTTGTTTGCTTACAATATTGCAAAGGATGAATTAGATCATTTTACTTCTAATATTGATGGCTTTAGTCATATAAGTTCTGATTTTCTTCAGTACGTTATGGAAGATAAATCTGGCGAAATCTGGGTGAGCTCTGAATTTGCGGGACTTTCTAAAATTACAGTTCTGAATGAAAGTACTAACCGTATTTATCCGGAAGATAAATCTTTATCCGACCGTTCAAATACCATTCGAATGATATCGAAGATGAATAATGGAGATATATGGATAGGTACCAGAAAAGGATCTGTTTATGTTTACAACTCTCATTTAAATATGAAGTTGGTAATGCATAATTTTCATACAAACATTTACGCAGTAAAAGAAGATGCTTCAGGGAAGATATGGATTGGAAGCCGGGGAGACGGATTATGTATTGATAACGTTTGGTATAAACATGATTCAAATAATCTTAATTCAATTTCTGAGAATAATATCTTTGCTATATTAAAAGACAGTAAAAAAAGAATGTGGATTGCTACATTTGGTGGTGGGCTTGATTTGGCTGTACCACAGAATGGCAAGTATATTTTTAAGCATTTCTTAAATCAGTTCTATGGCCAGAAGCAGGTTAGAGTTCTTTTACAGGACCGAAATGGAATGATTTGGATGGGAACCAGTGCCGGTGTTTATGTTTTTAACCCCGATCTACTAATAAAGAATCCAAGAGCTTATTATACCTTCAACTATAATAATGGCAAGCTAAAGAGTAACGAAATTCGTTCCATTATGGAAGATAAGAACGGACGTATATGGATTGGAACTTCGGGTGCCGGATTTAGTACTTGTCAGTTAAGCAAAGATTATCAATCGATTGTTTTTGACCATTATACAACCCAGAATGGATTAGTGAATGATGTTGTTCAGTCAATAAACGAAGATAAAAGCGGTAACTTATGGATTGCTACAGAATATGGAATGTCTAAGTTTTATCCGGAAACAAAGATTTTTGAGAATTATTTTTTCTCAAGTTATGCGTTAGGTAATGTTTATGGTGAAAACAGTACCAGTACATGTGCTGATGGAAAACTTATTTTTGGAACAAATTATGGTTTAATAGTATTCGATTCCAAGAAGATAAAAAGACCTTTCACTTCTTCTCCGGTTGTATTTACCAGTCTTAAGATTAATGGTATTAATGTTAGTCCGGAAGATCAGGATTCTCCATTGAAACAATCAATATCTTATTCAGACAAGATAAAGCTGAACTATTCTCAGAATTCTTTTGTGCTCGATTTTTCTTCATTTAATTTCTATGAATCAGAACTTACAAGATACTCATATAAGCTTGAAAATTATGATAAAGATTGGAGTGTGCCTACATCTTTGAACTTTGCTGCATACAAAAATCTGCCTCCGGGTGAATATTTATTAAAGGTAAAAGTGTGTAACGGTTCGGGTGTGTGGGATTCCCGGATAACAACGCTCGATATTGAAATTGCTCCACCTTTTTGGCGCACTACATGGGCTTTCCTCATTTATATTATTGTTTTTGGAGCAGCTTTATATTTTGCTTATAAAATAGCACGTGACTTTACACGACTTCATAATAAGATTCAGGTCGAAAAACAACTTACAGATTATAAACTGGTATTCTTTACCAATATCTCTCATGAATTCCGTACACCGCTAACTCTTATAAAAGGAGCTTTGGAGAGAATTCAGCGTATGGAGCATGTTCCTGGTGAATTAGAACATCCATTGCAAACAATGGAGAAAAGTACAAACCGTATGGTTCGATTAATAGATCAGTTACTCGAGTTCAGAAAGATGCAGAATAATAAACTGGCACTTTCATTGGAAAATACGGATGTTATTGCATTTATAAATGAAATATTCTTGAGTTTTAACGACACTTCGGAATCAAAGAATATGGATTTTCAGTTTAATTCATCAGTAGATTCTTGTAAAATGTTTATAGATAAGGAAAAACTTGATAAGATAGTCTATAATTTACTTTCAAATGCCTTTAAATATACACCTTCTAAGGGGACAGTGAGTTTGATTGTTACTGTAGATAATGTAAAGAATAATCTTCTTATACAGGTTAAAGATACCGGAGTAGGTATTCCTAAGGAAAAACGTTCGGAACTATTCAACCGTTTTATGCAAAGTAATTTCTCAGGTAATAGTATAGGTATAGGTCTTCATCTTGTTCATGAGCTGGTAGGGGTGCATAAAGGCACAATCTGGTATGAGGAAAATGTAGGTGGCGGGTCTGTATTTAATGTAACTCTGCCTTTGGATGAAAAAGTTTATAATGAAACAGACTTCCTGATTCCTAATAATGTGTTATTGAAAGAGGAGCATATCATGAATAATGTGAAGCTCACAGCTCAGGAATCTCAGGAAATGGCGGCTGCGGCTCCTTTAAATAATTACAAAATACTTATTATCGAGGATGACAACGATGTACGTCAGTTCTTAAAAGAAGAAATCGGTGTTTATTTTGAAGTTGAAACTGCCGAAGATGGTCTTGCCGGAATTGAAAAGCTGCAAGAATATGATGCAGATTTAATTGTGTGTGACGTGTTAATGCCGAGAATGAATGGATATGATGTTACAAAGAAACTGAAAGAAGATTTGCAGACCAGTCACATTCCTATTATTTTGCTTACAGCATTAGGTACTCCCGAAAATCATTTAGAGGGAATTGAAAGTGGTGCTGATGCCTACATATCTAAACCTTTCAGCGTTAAATTACTATTAACTCGTATAACTAAGCTGATTGAACAGCGTGAAAAACTTAGAGATAAGTTTTCAAGTGAACCAGGAGTAAAGCGTCCAGCCATCTGTTCTACAGACAGAGATAAAGAATTTATTGACAAACTGCATGAAATTCTGGAAAGAGAAATTGCAAATGCAGAGTTCTCAGTTGATGATTTTGCTGCAAAAATGGAATTGGGTAGAACGGTATTCTATAAAAAGGTAAAAGGTATCACAGGGCATTCTCCAAATGAATATCTTCGGATTATTCGTATGAAGAAAGCTGCGGAATTGCTTATCTCTACAAACCTGACTGTAGCCGAAGTGTCTTATAAAGTGGGAATTAACGATCCTTTCTACTTTAGTAAATGCTTTAAATCACAGTTTGGCATGGCACCTTCTATTTATCAAAAGCAAGGCTAA